In Legionella cincinnatiensis, the DNA window AAAGAAAGAAGCACTAAAACCCAGGAACTTACTGCAAACCGTTGGATGCTCCAAGGATTAACGGATTATTTTGGCTACACTAAGGATGAACGCATTACTATTGCTAAAAAAGGAACCGAATTAGATCAATTTAAAAATGAATTAAATAATAATGGGTATGATGCACAACAACTTATCAGTCAATTAGTTAAGAGAAATCCTTCTGAGTTAGCAGATTTAACCGGTCTACCTAAAGAAGATGCAGAGAAATTGCATGCAGTGTTAACCGATTTATCTAAGAATAACACCTCTATGAAACAAATCGAGCTCTGTTTACAAAAGACTGATGAAGCTTTAATTGATCTCAGAAAGAAGGCCTTAGAGTCAGATTCTGCTAAATTTGTTCAGGAAGAGCAAAACAATGTCTTCAGAATTTGAGATAGTTTTCAATCTTACACCACCAGTTGCGATATTCCTGTGGTTAATTCACAGGAATAAAGCGATTGATTGTGTTATGACTTAAGAGCCGCTGACACTGACTGCCTATGTCCCGCGCGCTTCAGCGTGAAACTTAAGAGTGAGAATAAATTATCAACGCACTAATTGTGCCGTAGTATCATCAGAAGGAGATCTATGTTCTTCTGAAACTAGCTTTTTATGTGCTAGATAATTTTGCCAAAAACTTTGGATGGTCTTTACCGCGAAATGTTTTTCGACTTTTTCAAAACGTGTATCAATATCTGTTTGTGATGAAGAAGGATATTTAAGCTTAATTTCCTCATAATATGAAAGTGCAAGTCTCTTTTGAAAATGACATCCAGGTCTAGCCATATCCAGTAATTTTGCTGCAGCCTGGTAACAATCTTCCGCACTACAACTACTCTCAATTAATTTCTCAGTTTGCGTTATCTGCTTGAAAAACTCTTTATCAAGCTGCATCGTTCCTTCAACAAGAGTCACAGTAGCATATAAGAGTTTTTCTAATTCTCTTAAAGGAAGCTCTTGATTGTATCCACCTAAATCTTGATTAATCCCATCAACTGATAAACCAATCCCAGGAACTACTTCACTATTTACTTCATAACCTGCTTCACCAGGATAAAGTACATACTGTTGCATTCTCATCTCTGTTTCATCCAGATCTGCATAATCAGGAGTCATCCAAAATTGAGTTTGTTGCAAATGATTGTCTATTTTTGCCCGCTGATTCAATAGTGCAAGTGCCCTAGAATGAGGTATCCCTGTCATTAAAGTAACTGCCTCAGCACAACTATCAAACATCAATTCTGCTAATTGCTGCCACATATGTTGTTTTATAGACGGATTATCTATTTTTCGAGTCACCTTATCGCCATAAGTGCCTACTACTAATTGTATCACTAATAAATACTCAGCAATGGTGTTAAGGTATAAGTAATTACCAAATAGCTTTCGCTTGTTCGTATAAAGGGAGCTTGCTGTACCACTTGACGAATCAAAAAAGGTTTGATGATATCCGCCCGTCAACAATTCTGAAAAGTATTTCCTAGTAAATTCCGAAGCGGTAAGTAAACTCGTTATGGGAATACTATCACCAAGATCAGCGATTCCACTAGCACGTAGATTGACAAACTCCACTGCTTTTTGCCATTTATCAAGTCGCCCTAATTGCGATTGAAAAATACTTAGGAGTTGCACTAATGCTTGATATCTTCCTTTATCTACTCGCTCTTCCTCATCAGAATGAGTATGAAATATATCTGCTAATTGGGAAAATACAATTCCCTCTCTAAGCAGTACAAAAAGATCATGAACATTTCTTTTAACTGATGCCGTAAAGTCTCTAAAGGACTGATGCTCATCATGTAAGTAAGTAAAATACGAAACTGGTGCTTTATAAACATAAACTTCAAGATCTTTCGTATCACCGATAAGATCCAAAAACTGTTTATAATGAGGTGAACTAATACATTTCTCGAGAATCTCTGTTCTTTTAACAGAATATTGTCCAAGTGGTCTTGGTAGCTGGCTTTGTAAATCTAAGCGGTTCTGGTGTTTTTGCAAATAATCCGCCATTTGAAATTCTTCGGTGAGATTTGATTTAGGCTCACCTTTTTTTTGTACTTTTACAGCAATTAGCTCTTCCGATTCATCAGTAAAAAGTAAGGTTCTCCCTTGTATCCGCAAAAAATTACTTGGATCCATCGTATAGCGAAAATCAGTATCAACAATCCCCTTGCCCTTTTCATAGTAATGTTTTGGTGCAAACGTTACTTGCTTAGGTTGAGTTCGCAGCAATAAATTATCAGCAATAGTTGCATGATAATAGTGCGTTTTTTTGCTGATATTATACATGGGATTTATACTTGAATCTTTTTCATAACTATGTGTAAGCCATGACATATAAATCGGATTAGGTAAGAAAAAAGCAGGCGAATCTTTGAATTGCTGGATAAAGGCATTTTGATTGCGCGTTAATGTTCCCTTATTACTTTCAATAATAAATGAAACCATAAAATTAGAATTTGATGATTGATTTTTTAACCATTGTACAATGGGAAATTCACTGTCCCGAGTATAATCATTAACAATAGACCATATGCTCGACTCTTTACCCTTAAGATAGTTAACAAAAGGCTTTTCTAAAGCAAGTAATTGGTTTTTTTCTGGTAAATTTTGTGCTGCGGCAGCTAAAGATTTAATTAAAAGATAGTGTCCAGCAAGAGCCTGAGGAGCAAGTTCTTTTAATTTATTTGCCTTAATGCATTTATCTAGAGACAGGAGATAAATTTGAACCAATTCACTCCTTGTTGTTTCAAATGGAATTTCTTTTAATGGAATTGATCGCCCACTGACAAACTTGGAGGCTGGCAGTAAAGAATTATCATGAGTATCGGTTTCTCCCATACTCGCAAAACGAAATTTTCCTCCCGTTTTATCCGGTGTTTTTAAGAGGTTCATTGGAGGCTTAGGTACTACGGATCCCTCCGACTCCTCCCTTCTTAGATGCTCTTGTTTTAGAGTTTTTTTAGTTCCATTTATTACTTGCTTTTGTCTTTCAGAAACAGTAGGTCCACTAAGTTCCTGCATTGCAAAACCATCTGTAGAGTCAACTTTTTCATTCGTCGAGACTCTTGTCTCTTCAATCTCAAGAACAGTACCTTGAAAATAATCACTGATTAATTTTTTAAAAAATTCAATCATAACACATCCTTAATGATCTAGAAGATAAAGAAGTCCTCCGGTTAAACTTAGTTAAATGATATTTGAATAATCAGAAACAACTTGTTTCTCAAGATCTGTTTTGGGGGTTGGATTAGTCCAAAACAATTGCTTCAATACTCGTGTCAAACAATCATTATTCTCTTTAGATGATTTTTCTTTTGTTGTTGTAATTTCTTGCGCTTTCTCAACTAGATGTTCCGGGTGTGGCGGAAAATTAATAACAACTTCTTCTTTCTTCTCTTTTACATCAAAACTCTCTTGAACTTTATCATCCTTTATCGCTTTCTGATGATACCAAGTCGGAGTACTCACACTCCTTAACGCTTCATAACACCCTTCTACTGAAAATCCAGCTTGTGCCGTTTTCTTAGCATCGGCCTCCTGACCATCTACTTGAAGAAAACCAATAAGCTTTTGTGCTCTTTCAACTCGGACTTTCTCAATACCCAAATGAGGCCATTCTGTAGAATCAATGTAAGGAACACCTTCACCTGTAGCAGCAAACAGTCCTCTGGCAAAGTGAAGAATATCCAAACCATCATCATGCCCAAACAAACTCATCAATGTAGGCACAATTCCCATACTACCTGGCGAGTGACCTATAAATACCTCAACGGGGCTTTTACAGCGCATTAAATCAATCATATGAGAAAGATGAATGAGGTAACCCTCAGCCGTAGAATCAAAATAATCTCCCTCACGATCTTCAATGCAACGAGCATATAATTCAATTTCTTGCTCAGAAAATAAATGAGTCAAATGGTGACGAGCGTATGATTCGAAATGCTTCGCGCCATAACGATGATAACGATGATAAGCATCTCCATATGAAGCTTCACTTGCACGACCTGCCACAAAAAACAATTGCGCAATATTCAGCTTTTTGAGATCTAAAGGAGTTAGATCCGCAATAGTACGTCCATCACGACATATATGCGGCGCTAGCTGTCTTTGCGTAGATTCATACATTAATTGACTGTACATCAGTGTACGCATTGTATGAGCAAGTCCGTGAATGGGACGATTGAGGGTCTTACCTTCTACTTGAATGGAACGCTGTAAATTATGTCCATCACCAAGTGCATTAGTTGCTGTAGGGTTCTTATAATTGAACTCCCATTCTGGGCCTACTTCAGTATAGGGTTGTGACAACAAATTTTCATAAACATATTCAGCTACTTTCAGTACTTCGGGATCGAGGGTTATGGGCATTTGGGCATCCTTATATCTCAGCAGAATCTTCAATATCTTACAATAAGAGCAATTATTATTCAATATGAAAATACATTTATTATATTTTGAAAAATAAAGTCATATAAATAACATTTATTGTTGCCAAAGACTATCTAATTTTTTGATCAAAAAAACCTTTTTTAAATCATTAAGTGCTTCTTAATATCAACTTAATATATGAAAGCTATACTATTAGGGAGAAAACAGTTGATTGAGAGCACTAACATGCCTAAACATTTAAAATTTAAAGAACCAGATGCTTGTAACTATGTATATGTTGACAGCCAAAACAAAGTGCATTTAATGATGCCCATTGTGGGGGGAGATGGAGTTGGAACTGATAATACATGCGAAACCGGACTTGAATTAAGATGTTTTTTTCATGGTTTTTTTGAAGAAGGCATACAAAGAAAATCAGCTATAGAAGAACTTTTGTTTTATAAAAAACAACTCGAAGAAGACATTGTAGCTATAGAGACACAAAAAGAGCTATCGCCATTAGCCTATAAAGATCTTCAGAATGAGAAAAAACATCGACTGGCTCAAATCGAAGAGTACATCCAATTAATTGAAACAATAAAACAAAAATATGACACTGATGGAAAAATAGCTGGACTAAATAGAAAATTTGCTCCCGAACTTCCTTCTGGAGTATGTAAAGTCATTGAAAACTCTAAAAATGCTTTTGCGGTTCGCTTATCTCCAGATGAGCCTGATTCGTTTACACGTTTTGATACGCCCTTATTTAGTTTAAAAAGAAACCAATCTAAATATGAAAGACATTTAGGGGGTTTTAAACGAATTACTGAAGGCTTTGGACATCAATTTCGCATCCAGGGTTTAGAAAAAATTAAAGCAAATAATCAATTAGTTAAGACAAAAACTCCCCGCGAACAACTCGTAGAAAAAGTTTTAGCCCAAGTGGAAGATGCTGATAACTTTAAGGTATTAGGCAATGAAGTAAATTTCAATAAATTAAAAAAGCTTGTAGAAAAGGAGCTTGTTGAACTTAAAATAGATATCACTGTAAATGCCAAAAGAGGTATTGGTGGCGAGGCAGCAAATATCAATTTAGAATTTGTGGGTGGAGTTTTATTAGCTGACGAAGATACAGAATTAAAAGAATGGGTTGAGTCACTTGTTGATAACATCACTGAGCCTGAGCAATGGGATAATCTGGAAACCAAAGCCAACACTTTCTTTGAAAAACCAGATCCAGACTATGCTCAAATTAAAAGAGATGGCAAAGAAAATGGCGAAGCAAGAGCCGACCAAGAAAAAGAGCGATTCATTAGCTACATGAGTATAAAAACTCAATTTTTGTTAAGCCAAATTAATATTTATTGTAAATCACACGGATTATCCGATCAGAATTTTGGTACGTTCTTTGACTCCGAGCCTCATGCTTCAAAAGTTTCTGAACTAATCCTAGATGCTCTTGGTAAAGGTGATGCGATAGAACCTATTTTATTTAAATACATCAACGAAAATAAGGAAGCACTTGGTTTAAGTACCCCTTTAACAGAAGAGCATCAAAAAGCAATCATTGAAAAATTTGTTTTAGATTATAACGAAATTAAATCTTCACCACATTTTGATGAATTTTTCCTCTTGGATCAAAGCAAATCAGACAATATATATTCACATTTAAGAAGAATAAGTTGCCATTTTTTAGATTTCTTTGTACAACAGACGAATAAAGAATGTCCATTGCCTAAAGAGTTTGAAAATTATTCAAAAGCTCTCCAGCTAGAATCTCCATCTGCCAAATTAGCTCATAAAAATAAAATTGTTGTTGATGGACATGATAATATCGAACGATTTAAATTAATGGTGTTGCAATTACTGGATAAAAAACCTGAAAAATTAGCAGACTTCTTAATGGCGAAATCTTCTTCTGGTGTTCCTAATTATTCAATGCTTTCATTAGACACACAAAACTCTATCGGGTTCAGTAGGCATTGGCCCATGATTGAAAAGCAGATCCAAACTTCGGAAAACATTCCTCAGCCTGAAAAAAATTATCTTACCCGATTACTCGATCCAAAGAATGTCACCAAAGAAAATCAGATTATGATTACTTGGGAAAAACATTCAAAAAAATCACTTGTCGATATAGAGTTAGATAAAATTGCAAAAGGATTGGAGGATACAGTAACAAATTACACTAAAAGACAAGGTGAAGGTCGCGGCCATAGATTTCTTAAATGGTTCAAACAAAATACGTCACGGAAACAGCAATGTGAAGACTTACTCAAAATTTCTTCTGCAATAAATAAACTTCTTTCTGATAAAGAGTTATCTAAAGAAGAAGTACTGGATAAAATCCTCAAATCCATAAAAACATTAGATCGCATTGATAAGGAGATCTCAGGGGAAAGAAATTGGATGAAAAGTGGTCTTCAAATGAAGGTTCGTTCATTTCGTACTGAATTACAAGTATTATGTGATTCTAATCTTAATTTTGAATCAGATAAAATACAGAATGAAATTTCCAACGTAATGAATAAACAACTTGCCCAAATTGATAATGAAGCAATTAGAGAGATAGTTAAAGATTTGCCTGTCTATTGTCACACAGATTCAGCGATTAATTTTTTCAAGACCTTGTCGCTACAAGAAGCTGTTAAAGTAGCAAGTTATATCAACCTTCATTATCTTGATTTTAATAGTTCTTTAAATAAAGATAATCTTTTAACTAAAGATATTCCAAATCTCTTCAAAGAAGAAAATAAAAAGTTATTGGATCAATTAAAAGAAAAAGAGATTATCCCTGAGGAAGCATATCAAAATATAAGTGCCTTAGTTGATAAAATTCGTCCAGAAATCTTTACCGTAAACAACATAAAGGCGTGGTCAACTGATATTGAAGTACTTGAGAATTCAAAGCATAGCGAATTACTTATTAAAGTAGCTAATGCTATGGCTCTAATTGCTGCAGGCAAACTATCTGTTAAAGGAAAATTAACTGAGCTTGAAGTTCTTTCCTCTGAATTAGAAAAAGTTACAGATAGAGAGAGCTTGCCCATAACAGTACAAGAAAAACTGGCACGATTTGAAAATGAAACTTTAAAAGAAGCGATTAGCAAGGCTAAAGCATCTTCAACTTTAAGAAGTTCAATGATGGAACAGAATGCCACTATTAATGGTAATGGCGGCATAGCAGACTCAGTTACGAGTTTTGAAGACCCCTCGCTGTTAGACTTAACAAACCAAAGACAACAGCGAAACTAAATTGGTTCGGGTAAGGAAGTAACTCTTTACCCAGCATGTCGGGCTCTGTTTTATCCGTCTTCGCGGAAATAAAACAGAACCTCGGCGGCGCCGTAAACTTATTTTATTTCGCTTTCAATCTCATCATAATCTCTCTGATTAGAAAGAAACTGTTTTACTATTTGCTTTGACGCGTTTATCCTGAAATTGAATACTTACATAACCAAAGAGTAAGCCACATCTGTTTCACAACATTAATTAATGTGAGTTCGATATAAAAAATGACTTTATTTTTTATATCGAGCTGTTTTTATTTAGAGCTAGCGACGTATTTTACAGGATTTCGTTGAGCGACCTAAAGGCATAGACAATGTCCTTAGGTCGAACTCACGTTAATTAGCGAAATAAGCATGTTTCTTGTGATTCATGACAAGTCCAATTACCCGGATAACTTTCTTTTTCCCAATTGTCACCTGAGCGAATGTATTGTGTTGATTTGATTTGTATGAGACCTATTTGATTGAACATGCTACTAAATAATTTGTAATTACATCCGACAATTCCCATTCGTGCCGATGAAAAAGCATAATTCCAGCGGACATCATTGGCTTGCTCATTGCTAGTACAATGATGTCCATTAACACTTTCCCCCATTAATCCCCAGTATGGAGCGTTAGGAGTAATCGTTATTTGCCATGAACCATTACGGCAAAAGGCCTCTATATTTAAATCTGGGCAATGAGTATTTGCATGAGTCACTGTACTGGCGAAAACAAGTCCACCTAAAGCAACCCAAAAATTTCTTTTAATGGTAGAGTAATGTTTTATCGGTAATTCTAGTGATACTTCCATCTATTTCTCCAGTATGTTCCATAAAAAATGAATAAAAAAATTAATTCCTTAATTCAAATAAATTTATTTTAGCGTTGATGCTGAAAAAATAAATGCTTATCACCATAATTTGACGCAAATAACTGGCTTTCAAGCATTAGTGTTCCC includes these proteins:
- a CDS encoding SidJ family T4SS effector polyglutamylation protein, whose amino-acid sequence is MIEFFKKLISDYFQGTVLEIEETRVSTNEKVDSTDGFAMQELSGPTVSERQKQVINGTKKTLKQEHLRREESEGSVVPKPPMNLLKTPDKTGGKFRFASMGETDTHDNSLLPASKFVSGRSIPLKEIPFETTRSELVQIYLLSLDKCIKANKLKELAPQALAGHYLLIKSLAAAAQNLPEKNQLLALEKPFVNYLKGKESSIWSIVNDYTRDSEFPIVQWLKNQSSNSNFMVSFIIESNKGTLTRNQNAFIQQFKDSPAFFLPNPIYMSWLTHSYEKDSSINPMYNISKKTHYYHATIADNLLLRTQPKQVTFAPKHYYEKGKGIVDTDFRYTMDPSNFLRIQGRTLLFTDESEELIAVKVQKKGEPKSNLTEEFQMADYLQKHQNRLDLQSQLPRPLGQYSVKRTEILEKCISSPHYKQFLDLIGDTKDLEVYVYKAPVSYFTYLHDEHQSFRDFTASVKRNVHDLFVLLREGIVFSQLADIFHTHSDEEERVDKGRYQALVQLLSIFQSQLGRLDKWQKAVEFVNLRASGIADLGDSIPITSLLTASEFTRKYFSELLTGGYHQTFFDSSSGTASSLYTNKRKLFGNYLYLNTIAEYLLVIQLVVGTYGDKVTRKIDNPSIKQHMWQQLAELMFDSCAEAVTLMTGIPHSRALALLNQRAKIDNHLQQTQFWMTPDYADLDETEMRMQQYVLYPGEAGYEVNSEVVPGIGLSVDGINQDLGGYNQELPLRELEKLLYATVTLVEGTMQLDKEFFKQITQTEKLIESSCSAEDCYQAAAKLLDMARPGCHFQKRLALSYYEEIKLKYPSSSQTDIDTRFEKVEKHFAVKTIQSFWQNYLAHKKLVSEEHRSPSDDTTAQLVR
- a CDS encoding SidE phosphodiesterase domain-containing protein, yielding MPITLDPEVLKVAEYVYENLLSQPYTEVGPEWEFNYKNPTATNALGDGHNLQRSIQVEGKTLNRPIHGLAHTMRTLMYSQLMYESTQRQLAPHICRDGRTIADLTPLDLKKLNIAQLFFVAGRASEASYGDAYHRYHRYGAKHFESYARHHLTHLFSEQEIELYARCIEDREGDYFDSTAEGYLIHLSHMIDLMRCKSPVEVFIGHSPGSMGIVPTLMSLFGHDDGLDILHFARGLFAATGEGVPYIDSTEWPHLGIEKVRVERAQKLIGFLQVDGQEADAKKTAQAGFSVEGCYEALRSVSTPTWYHQKAIKDDKVQESFDVKEKKEEVVINFPPHPEHLVEKAQEITTTKEKSSKENNDCLTRVLKQLFWTNPTPKTDLEKQVVSDYSNII